A part of Ammospiza caudacuta isolate bAmmCau1 chromosome 5, bAmmCau1.pri, whole genome shotgun sequence genomic DNA contains:
- the SINHCAF gene encoding SIN3-HDAC complex-associated factor, whose product MFGFHKPKMYRSIEGCCICRAKSSSSRFTDSKRYEKDFQNCFGLHEARSGDICNACVLLVKRWKKLPAGSKKNWNHVVDARAGPSLKTTLKPKKMKTLSGSRIKSNQISKLQKEFKRHNSDAHSTTSSASPAQSPCYSNQSDEGSDTELSAGASRTPVFSFLDLTYWKRQKVCCGIIYKGRFGEVLIDTHLFKPCCSNKKSATEKPEQEGPQSPAISTQEEW is encoded by the exons atGTTTGGCTTTCACAAACCGAAGATGTACCGGAGTATAGAGGGCTGCTGTATTTGCAGGGCGAAGTCTTCCAGTTCTCGCTTCACTGACAGTAAACGTTATGAAAAGGATTTCCAGAATTGTTTTGG GCTCCACGAGGCTCGCTCAGGAGATATTTGCAATGCCTGTGTTCTTTTGgtgaaaagatggaaaaaattaccagcAGGATCAAAAAAAAACTGGAATCAT GTGGTAGATGCCAGGGCTGGACCCAGCCTTAAAACAACACTGaaaccaaagaaaatgaaaaccctCTCTGGAAGCAGAATAAAGAGCAATCAAATCAGCAAACTGCAGAAGGAATTCAAGCGGCACA ATTCGGATGCCCACAGCACAACTTCAAGTGCCTCCCCAGCTCAGTCGCCCTGCTACAGCAACCAGTCGGACGAGGGCTCGGACACGGAGCTGAGCGCCGGGGCCAGCAGGACACCCGTGTTCTCCTTCCTAGATCTCACCTACTGGAAAAG GCAAAAGGTCTGCTGTGGAATTATTTACAAAGGGCGTTTTGGAGAAGTCCTCATAGACACTCATCTCTTCAAACCTTGTTGTAGCAATAAAAAGTCTGCCACTGAAAAGCCAGAACAAGAAGGACCCCAATCTCCAGCAATCTCCACCCAAGAGGAGTGGTGA